From the Equus przewalskii isolate Varuska chromosome 19, EquPr2, whole genome shotgun sequence genome, one window contains:
- the MDC1 gene encoding mediator of DNA damage checkpoint protein 1 isoform X7 produces MMMEDTQAINWEVEEEEETERPSESLGCSLAPVGRLRIFSSAHGPEKDFPLYLGKNVVGRMPDCSVALPFPSISKQHAVIEILAWGKAPILQDSGSLNGTQILRPPKVLSPGVSHRLRDQELILFADLLCQYHRLDAPLPFVSRGPLTVEETPKVQGGTHPRGLLLAEDSEEEVDPLSERHVVKEPRTSSSSLATVVPESDEEGPSPAPGGPGPPFAFNLDSDTDEEESQQPATGEAFSAAMTDATVETEPPKAITTEIQLEKDQCSVEERDTATKVKRDARNEVVPVGVILERTQPAEEDSDTDVDDESRPPGRPAEVHLESAQPSGFIDSDTDVEEEGIPTTPAVVPMKKRQVFHGDDAKSPGAPGLANLQESPAGSDTDVEEGEALLTVPLERSQASMVIDSNTDDEEEVSAALTLARLKESRTLTWHRDTDVEEDKAQPVVLLEQSQTSARRDSDTDVEEEGPPVEKRGTVPKDCTDKAHSEKSQPPLGDSDIEMEEDKSSPAVHLERSEASATVDVNTQVKEEVLPGPAVTPLEKHQVPVAWTNQTDVEADRGPAKQPMVCLEEAQPPPVGDCEITSLNASAVTDVRKSQFPTGGDAGTEWAVAVLEQERAPEAGAQGGSPVALVEQGLLPVSRENLTDLVVDTGTPGEPTQPRREGAQTPKEGKREPRMDGTKDSADARDDSEDLDLQATQCFVEKEGQSLEVQSTEDEPTQAFLLSPPQEPGPSRCSFQAEEKNAILSQTYGATSLASFLKRLPRELLYEGALDELWEVLATQPYCPRESEASETQPVAAHLEAHGSCPSPPRATPGEQHPESPVHAEPLGIQGRGMHTVEKDMGTPGETADRVNPERGPLERATKKPPPEGERKDVMGEEELTWGLRDSQQKQVLARDTQRQESDKKVTSASPESGMESLKVEIETAREIQEKEREKQTLAREIFEREAEKLVPGRVCEVGGLEVKVSKVIQERGPEAGEPERGTQDQEGQASSPTPEPRVGAGGLQALASAVVASGSQSGGGRGVPVSPRRQERDHLNCKMPPAEKASRGDQESPEACLPPAVTEASAPLQNPLMSQSQKHPTPQPLPSLELPIPRARQNGSQGAPEIPPSELEPLHPKPKVRPRGSSRMLPSPMSSIAPESHPTTPTDQPVSPEPTSRATRSRTYRSSEMTPAPVVPTAPELQSSTSKDQPVTAKLTSRATRGRTHRSSVKSPEPVVPTAPELQPSTSKDQPVTPEPTSRGRTHRSSVKAPEQVVPTAPELQPSTSKDQSVIPTPTSRATRGRTHRSSVKTPEPVVPTAPEFQPPTPTDQPVTLELISRATRGRTHRASVKTPEPVVPTAPELQPPTSKDQSGILTPTSRATRGRTHRFSVKSPEPIVPIAPELQPSTPTDQSVASEPTSGTTQGRTHRSSVKTPELVVPTGPEFQPSTSINQLVTPKPTSQPRTHRSSVKTPEPIVPTTSELQPSTPTDQPVTPKPTSRATRGRKHRSVNTSEPIVPTAPELQPSTPTDKPVTRKPTSRATRGRTHRSSVKTPEPIVPTAPELQPSTPTDKPVTCKPTSRATRGRKHRSSVKTPKPIVPTASQLQPSTPTDQSVTPESTTQDIRGRKHRSSVKTPQPMEPTAPGHEPPSHTDQPVTPEAIAPASQSRTLRTSIISAVPVPTTPEFRSPVPTDQPIPPETIPQANCSRRPRATRKQGSPTAPIVHEPCSAPPEPNSRNQRRRAVRAAESLTTIPEPAFAQLPEAPTHAPHIEKVEAAGTSGFTPEPQRKASQSHKRPLATLDLPPLQKRLQRGKVSQKTAFLQEEEDDPTERPGKKEVVVMPGPGKRKRDQAEEEGILSRSLRRTKPNQESTAPKVLFTGVVDVRGERAVLALGGSLASSVAEASHLVTDRIRRTVKFLCALGRGIPILSLDWLHQSRKAGCFLPPDEYVVTDPEQEENFGFSLRDALSRARERRLLEGYEIHVTPGVQPPPLQMGEIISCCGGTVLPSMPRSYKPQRVVITCSQDFPRCAIPSRVGLPILSPEFLLTGVLKQEAKPEAFVLSALEMSST; encoded by the exons ATG ATGATGGAGGACACCCAGGCTATTAACTGGGAGgttgaagaagaggaggagacagagagacccAGTGAATCCTTGGGGTGTAGCTTGGCGCCCGTAGGGCGACTGCGTATCTTCAGTAGTGCCCATGGACCAGAAAAAG ATTTCCCACTCTACCTCGGGAAGAATGTGGTAGGCCGAATGCCTGATTGCTCTGTGGCCCTGCCCTTTCCATCCATCTCCAAACAACATGCAGTGATTGAAATCCTGGCCTGGGGCAAGGCACCTATCCTCCAGGATTCTGGGAGCCTCAATGGGACTCAAATCCTGAGGCCTCCTAAGGTCCTGAGCCCTGGGGTGAGTCATCGTCTGAGAGACCAGGAGTTAATTCTCTTTGCTGACTTGCTCTGCCAGTACCATCGCCTGGATGCCCCCCTGCCCTTTGTCTCTCGGGGCCCTCTAACTGTAGAGGAGACACCCAAGGTACAGGGAGGAACTCATCCCCGGGGGCTCCTGTTGGCTGAGGACTCAGAGGAGGAAGTAG ATCCTCTTTCTGAAAGGCATGTGGTGAAAGAACCAAGGACCTCATCTTCTTCTTTGGCAACAGTAGTTCCAGAGAG TGATGAAGAGGGGCCTTCCCCTGCCCCAGGTGGCCCTGGGCCACCTTTTGCCTTCAACTTGGACAGTGacacagatgaggaagaaagTCAGCAACCAGCAACAGGGGAGGCCTTCTCAGCTGCCATGACAGATGCCACTGTAGAGACAGAACCGCCTAAAGCCATCACAACTGAAATCCAGCTTGAAAAGGATCAGTGTTCAGTGGAGGAAAGGGACACTGCCACAAAAGTCAAGAGGGATGCAAGGAATGAAGTGGTTCCAGTTGGAGTGATTCTGGAGAGGACCCAACCTGCTGAGGAGGACAGTGACACAGATGTGGATGATGAGAGCAGGCCTCCAGGAAGGCCAGCCGAAGTCCATTTGGAAAGTGCCCAGCCTTCTGGCTTCATAGACAGTGATACTGATGTGGAAGAAGAGGGGATCCCCACGACCCCAGCTGTAGTTCCTATGAAGAAGAGGCAAGTCTTCCATGGAGATGATGCAAAGAGTCCTGGGGCACCTGGCTTGGCGAATCTGCAGGAGAGCCCAGCTGGTAGTGATACAGATGTGGAGGAGGGCGAGGCCCTACTAACGGTCCCTCTGGAGAGAAGCCAAGCCTCCATGGTGATCGATAGCAATACAGATGATGAGGAAGAAGTCTCAGCAGCACTCACTTTGGCACGTCTGAAAGAGAGCCGAACCCTTACCTGGCACAGAGATACAGATGTGGAAGAGGACAAGGCCCAACCTGTGGTCCTTCTGGAGCAAAGCCAAACCTCCGCCAGGAGAGACAGTGACACagatgtggaggaggaggggccccCAGTGGAAAAGAGAGGAACTGTCCCCAAGGATTGCACAGACAAAGCACATTCAGAAAAGAGCCAGCCTCCTCTTGGGGATAGTGATATAGAGATGGAGGAAGATAAGAGCTCACCTGCAGTCCACCTGGAGAGAAGTGAAGCCTCTGCCACAGTGGACGTCAACACACAAGTGAAGGAGGAAGTCCTACCAGGGCCAGCTGTTACACCTCTGGAGAAGCATCAGGTGCCTGTGGCATGGACAAATCAAACAGATGTGGAAGCAGACAGGGGCCCAGCAAAGCAGCCTATGGTGTGTCTAGAGGAAGCCCAGCCTCCTCCAGTTGGGGACTGTGAGATCACATCCTTAAATGCCTCAGCAGTGACAGATGTAAGAAAGAGCCAGTTTCCCACAGGAGGGGATGCTGGGACGGAATGGGCTGTGGCTGTTCTTGAGCAGGAGAGAGCTCCTGAGGCGGGGGCCCAGGGTGGGTCACCTGTGGCACTAGTGGAGCAGGGCCTTCTCCCTGTCTCAAGGGAAAACCTAACAGATCTGGTGGTGGACACAGGCACTCCAGGGGAACCCACCCAGCCACGGAGAGAGGGAGCCCAGACCcccaaagaagggaagagagaaccaCGTATGGATGGGACCAAGGACTCTGCAGATGCCCGTGATG ATTCTGAAGATCTAGACCTACAGGCTACCCAGTGCTTTGTGGAGAAAGAGGGTCAGAGCCTGGAAG TCCAGAGCACGGAGGATGAACCTACCCAGGCCTTCCTGTTAAGTCCACCCCAAGAGCCTGGCCCTTCCCGTTGCAGCTTCCAGGCCGAAG aaaaaaatgccATATTAAGTCAGACCTATGGAGCAACTAGTCTAGCATCGTTTTTAAAGAGGCTACCGAGAGAGCTTTTATATGAAG GTGCCCTGGATGAGCTGTGGGAGGTCTTGGCTACACAGCCATACTGTCCAAGAGAATCTGAGGCCTCTGAGACCCAGCCCGTTGCCGCCCACCTTGAGGCCCATGGATCTTGCCCCTCACCACCTAGGGCAACACCAGGAGAACAACATCCAGAGAGCCCAGTTCATGCAGAGCCACTGGGGATTCAAGGAAGAGGGATGCACACTGTGGAGAAAGACATGGGTACACCAGGAGAAACAGCAGACAGGGTGAACCCTGAGAGAGGACCATTGGAGAGGGCAACCAAGAAACCGCcaccagaaggagagagaaaagatgtgaTGGGAGAGGAAGAATTAACTTGGGGGCTACGGGACAGTCAACAAAAACAGGTGTTAGCTAGAGACACTCAGAGACAAGAGTCTGACAAAAAGGTGACAAGTGCAAGTCCCGAAAGTGGTATGGAGAGTTTGAAGGTAGAAATTGAGACAGCCAGGGAaatacaagagaaagagagagaaaagcagactcttgcaagagaaatatttgaaagagaagcagagaaattaGTACCAGGGAGAGTGTGTGAGGTAGGTGGGTTAGAGGTCAAGGTATCCAAAGTGATACAGGagagaggccctgaggcaggggagCCAGAGAGAGGGACCCAGGACCAGGAAGGGCAGGCCTCCAGTCCAACACCAGAGCCtcgggtgggggctgggggccttCAGGCACTCGCTTCAGCTGTGGTAGCTTCTGGGAGCCAATCAGGTGGAGGAAGGGGCGTCCCAGTGAgtcccaggaggcaggagagag ACCACTTGAATTGCAAGATGCCACCTGCTGAGAAGGCTTCTAGG GGTGATCAGGAATCCCCAGAGGCTTGTCTGCCTCCTGCAGTGACTGAAGCCTCAGCCCCGCTCCAAAACCCCCTCATGTCTCAGAGCCAAAAACATCCTACACCTCAGCCTCTGCCTTCCTTAGAGCTGCCCATTCCCAGGGCCAGGCAAAATGGGAGTCAGGGAGCCCCAGAGATTCCTCCCTCAGAGCTGGAGCCTCTGCATCCAAAACCCAAAGTCAGGCCCCGGGGGTCCTCCAGGATGTTACCCTCTCCAATGTCTTCTATAGCCCCTGAGTCCCACCCTACCACCCCCACAGACCAGCCTGTCAGCCCTGAGCCCACATCTCGGGCCACTCGGAGCAGAACATACAGGTCTTCTGAAATGACCCCTGCACCAGTTGTCCCCACAGCACCTGAGCTGCAATCTTCCACCTCTAAAGACCAGCCTGTCACCGCTAAGCTCACATCTCGGGCCACTCGGGGAAGGACACATAGGTCCTCTGTCAAGTCCCCTGAACCAGTTGTCCCCACAGCCCCTGAGCTCCAGCCTTCCACCTCTAAAGACCAGCCTGTCACTCCTGAGCCCACATCTCGGGGCAGGACACATAGATCTTCTGTCAAGGCCCCTGAGCAAGTTGTCCCTACAGCTCCTGAGCTGCAACCTTCCACCTCCAAAGACCAGTCTGTCATCCCCACACCCACATCCCGGGCCACTCGGGGCAGGACACATAGGTCCTCTGTCAAGACCCCTGAACCAGTTGTCCCCACAGCCCCTGAGTTCCAGCCTCCTACCCCCACAGACCAACCTGTCACCCTTGAGCTCATATCTCGGGCCACTCGGGGCAGAACACACAGAGCCTCTGTGAAGACTCCTGAACCAGTTGTCCCCACAGCTCCTGAGCTGCAGCCTCCCACCTCCAAAGACCAGTCTGGCATCTTAACACCCACATCTCGGGCCACTCGGGGCAGAACACATAGGTTCTCTGTCAAGTCCCCTGAACCAATTGTCCCCATAGCCCCTGAGCTTCAGCCTTCTACCCCCACAGACCAATCTGTCGCTAGTGAGCCCACATCTGGCACCACTCAGGGCAGGACACATAGGTCTTCTGTCAAGACCCCTGAACTAGTTGTACCCACAGGTCCTGAGTTCCAGCCTTCCACTTCCATAAACCAACTTGTCACCCCCAAACCCACATCTCAGCCAAGGACACATAGGTCTTCTGTCAAGACCCCCGAACCAATTGTTCCCACAACCTCAGAGCTCCAGCCTTCCACCCCCACAGACCAACCTGTCACCCCCAAACCCACATCCCGGGCCACTCGGGGCAGAAAACATAGGTCTGTCAACACCTCTGAACCGATTGTCCCCACAGCCCCTGAGCTCCAGCCTTCCACCCCCACAGACAAACCTGTCACCCGCAAGCCCACATCTCGGGCCACTCGGGGCAGAACACATAGGTCTTCTGTCAAGACACCCGAACCAATTGTCCCCACAGCCCCTGAGCTCCAGCCTTCTACCCCCACAGACAAACCTGTCACCTGCAAACCCACATCTCGGGCCACTCGGGGCAGAAAACATAGGTCTTCTGTCAAGACCCCCAAACCAATTGTCCCCACAGCCTCACAGCTCCAGCCTTCCACCCCGACAGACCAATCTGTTACCCCTGAGTCCACAACGCAGGACATTCGGGGCAGAAAACATAGGTCCTCTGTCAAGACTCCCCAACCAATGGAACCCACAGCCCCTGGCCATGAACCTCCCAGCCATACAGACCAGCCTGTCACCCCTGAAGCCATAGCTCCGGCTAGTCAGAGCAGGACACTAAGGACTTCTATAATAAGTGCTGTGCCAGTTCCTACCACCCCTGAATTCCGGTCTCCTGTCCCCACAGACCAGCCTATTCCCCCTGAGACCATCCCTCAAGCCAATTGCAGCAGGAGGCCAAGGGCCACTAGGAAGCAGGGGTCCCCCACAGCTCCCATTGTCCATGAACCCTGCTCTGCACCCCCTGAACCTAACTCGAGGAACCAAAGACGAAGAGCAGTGAGAGCAGCTGAGTCCCTTACAACCATTCCTGAGCCTGCCTTTGCCCAGCTTCCTGAGGCGCCCACTCATGCTCCCCACATCGAAAAGGTAGAGGCAGCAGGTACATCTGGGTTCACCCCAGAGCCCCAGCGTAAGGCCTCTCAAAGCCACAAGAGGCCTTTAGCTACCCTGGATTTACCCCCACTTCAAAAACGGCTCCAAAGAGGGAAAGTCTCCCAGAAGACAGCGTTcctccaggaagaggaagatgatcCCACAGAGAGACCAGGGAAGAAAGAG GTTGTAGTGATGCCAggaccaggcaagagaaagagagaccaagCAGAAGAAGAGGGAATACTGAGCCGCAGCCTCCGAAGAACCAAACCTAACCAAGAGTCCACAGCCCCcaaa GTGCTCTTCACAGGAGTGGTGGATGTTCGAGGAGAGCGGGCAGTACTGGCCCTGGGGGGAAGTCTGGCCAGCTCAGTGGCAGAGGCTTCCCACCTGGTGACTGATCGAATCCGCCGGACGGTCAAGTTCCTGTGTGCCCTGGGGCGGGGGATCCCCATCCTCTCCCTGGACTGGCTGCACCAG TCCCGCAAAGCTGGTTGCTTCTTGCCACCGGATGAATACGTGGTGACCGATCCTGAGCAGGAAGAGAACTTTGGCTTCAGCCTTCGGGATGCTCTGAGCCGAGCTCGGGAGCGAAGGCTGCTGGAG gGCTATGAGATTCATGTGACCCCTGGAGTCCAGCCACCTCCACTTCAGATGGGAGAGATCATCAGCTGCTGTGGAGGCACTGTCCTACCCAGCATGCCCCGGTCCTATAAG CCTCAGAGAGTTGTGATCACATGCTCCCAGGACTTCCCCCGATGCGCCATTCCATCTCGGGTCGGGCTGCCCATCCTCTCACCTGAGTTCCTGCTGACAGGAGTGCTGAAGCAGGAAGCCAAGCCAGAGGCCTTCGTCCTCTCCGCTTTGGAAATGTCATCCACCTGA